From Vitis vinifera cultivar Pinot Noir 40024 chromosome 5, ASM3070453v1, the proteins below share one genomic window:
- the LOC100246523 gene encoding probable enoyl-CoA hydratase 1, peroxisomal: MAPSSSSEGLILVNREPSGIAFVTINRPQLLNSLTRPMMVDLARAFKSLDADDLVRVIVITGSGRAFCSGVDLTAAEEVFKGDVKDVEIDPVVQMERCRKPIVGAIGGFAVTAGFEIALACDILVAVKGTKFIDTHARFGIFPSWGLSQKLSRIIGANRAREVSLTAMPVTAEQAERWGFVNHVVEGSELLKKAREVAEAIIKNNQDLVMRYKSVINDGLKLDLGHALALEKERAHNYYNGMTKEQFKKMQEFIAGRSSKKPSPKL; this comes from the exons ATGGCTCCATCCTCATCTTCCGAAGGGCTGATACTCGTGAATCGTGAGCCGAGCGGCATCGCCTTCGTGACGATCAATCGGCCGCAGCTGCTGAACTCGCTGACCAGGCCGATGATGGTCGATCTGGCGCGGGCGTTCAAGAGCCTCGACGCCGACGATTTGGTTCGGGTCATTGTGATCACTGGATCGGGTCGGGCGTTCTGTTCCGGCGTGGATCTTACGGCGGCGGAGGAAGTGTTCAAAGGCGATGTGAAGGACGTGGAGATCGATCCGGTGGTGCAGATGGAGCGGTGCCGGAAACCGATTGTTGGCGCCATCGGAGGGTTTGCGGTTACTGCTGGATTCGAAATTGCTCTCGCTTGTGATATCTTGGTTGCTGTTAAAGGAACCAAGTTCATCGACACTCATGCTAG GTTTGGGATATTTCCTTCATGGGGTCTCTCGCAGAAGCTCTCACGGATTATAGGAGCCAACAGAGCTCGTGAAGTGTCTTTAACAGCTATGCCTGTGACTGCAGAACAAGCTGAGAGGTGGGGATTTGTGAACCATGTTGTTGAAGGAAGTGAACTCTTGAAGAAAGCTCGAGAAGTTGCAGAggccattataaaaaataatcaagatTTGGTGATGAGGTACAAGTCAGTTATAAACGATGGCCTCAAACTGGACTTGGGTCATGCTCTTGCTCTAGAAAAG GAGAGGGCTCACAACTATTATAACGGAATGACCAAGGAGCAGTTTAAGAAGATGCAGGAATTTATAGCAGGTCGGAGCTCAAAGAAACCTTCCCCCAAGTTGTAG
- the LOC100241396 gene encoding putative ubiquitin-conjugating enzyme E2 39 has protein sequence MDPNGEIVEEAEEDNGFRRFDVVSDDSDHHYVKLNRTANSDADCFSNAASGVYSKIMQEWKILEKNLPDSIFVRVYERRIDLLRAVIVGAVGTPYHDGLFAFDLAFPPDYPAHPPQVHYRSFGLRLNPNLYANGRVCLSLLNTWVGRKKEKWDPSQSTVLQVLVSLQGLVLNEKPYFNEPGHGVLPGRSLWEKNSMAYSETVFALSCKTMLFMLRKPPKNFEALIAAHFRDRALFILEACNAYTDGRVKVGYYRGDGSSSSSSSSSSSTVHVSHTFKTSMQKVFPDLVHTFTRNGASLGNFVEQVKQDRKKASSQTQAAVHKKQGIAIKFISKLKMILGLKKSRKSNGVVGSTANNRTEIEG, from the coding sequence ATGGATCCAAATGGAGAGATAGTGGAGGAGGCGGAGGAGGACAACGGGTTTAGGCGATTCGACGTCGTTTCGGACGACTCCGACCACCACTACGTCAAACTCAACCGGACTGCGAACAGCGACGCCGACTGCTTCAGTAACGCAGCGAGTGGCGTTTACTCTAAGATCATGCAGGAGTGGAAGATTCTCGAGAAGAATCTTCCCGATTCGATTTTCGTGCGGGTCTATGAACGGAGGATCGACCTTCTCCGGGCGGTGATCGTCGGCGCCGTGGGGACGCCGTATCACGATGGTCTCTTCGCCTTCGATCTCGCTTTTCCGCCTGATTACCCCGCGCATCCTCCGCAAGTCCATTACCGCTCATTCGGGCTTCGATTGAACCCCAATCTGTATGCAAATGGGCGGGTTTGTTTGAGTCTGCTGAACACATGGGTGGGGAGGAAGAAGGAGAAGTGGGATCCTTCCCAGTCCACGGTTCTTCAGGTCTTGGTTTCGCTCCAAGGCCTCGTTCTCAACGAGAAGCCCTACTTCAACGAACCGGGTCACGGGGTTCTACCCGGTCGGAGTCTGTGGGAAAAGAATTCCATGGCTTACAGTGAAACTGTGTTTGCCTTGTCTTGCAAGACGATGCTTTTCATGCTCCGAAAACCCCCCAAAAACTTCGAAGCTTTGATCGCAGCGCATTTTCGCGACCGCGCGCTCTTTATATTGGAAGCTTGCAACGCCTATACCGATGGGCGCGTCAAAGTTGGGTACTACAGAGGCGAtggctcttcttcttcttcttcttcttcttcttcgtcgACCGTCCACGTCTCGCATACTTTTAAGACTTCGATGCAAAAGGTGTTTCCTGATCTCGTTCACACATTTACTAGAAACGGGGCCTCTCTGGGGAATTTCGTCGAACAGGTAAAGCAGGATAGAAAAAAGGCGTCATCACAAACTCAAGCCGCTGTTCACAAGAAACAGGGTATTGCAATTAAGTTTATAAGCAAATTGAAGATGATTTTGGGGTTGAAGAAGAGTAGGAAGAGCAATGGTGTCGTGGGATCAACCGCAAATAATAGAACAGAAATAGAGGGGTAG
- the LOC100246503 gene encoding stachyose synthase: MAPPNLFTEIHSHNSLKEGVSTSRFSLSPKGEISVDGVTLLSDVPNNVKLSAFSSIPHFSDDDDSKPPDYMLKSVLSKSENGAFLGLSVREPQDRILNPIGKLLNRKFMSIFRFKTWWSTMWIGSNGSDLQMETQVILLQVPEFNSYALILPLIEGSFRSAIHPGPAGEVVLCVESGSTKVKGSSFSSCAYFHVGDNPYDLFRDAFAAVRVHLGTFRLLEEKTPPRIIDKFGWCSWDAFYLTVEPVGVWHGVKSFQENGFPPRFLIIDDGWQSINMDHEPPLQDSKDLTGLGSQMLCRLYRFKENEKFAKYQAGAMLKLHSPKFSQEEHDRRFKEMVALAMKKKAIKEEGGDDSGLPEATIIEYLKEEKGVKRGGLKALVNDLKAKFSGLDDVYVWHALCGAWGGVRPGTTHLDNKVCEATIAAGLEKTMYDLAVVMVVKGGIGLVNPSQAGDLYESMHSYLADAGITGVKVDVIHALEYVGEEYGGRVELARAYYDGLSQSLKKNFGGSGFIASMEQCNDFFFLATKQISMGRVGDDFWFEDPNGDPMGVYWLQGVHMIHCSYNSLWQGQFIQPDWDMFQSDHLCAEFHAGSRAICGGPVYVSDKVGHHNFDLLRKLVLPDGTILRCQHYALPTRDCLFENPLFDGKTLLKIWNLNKFSGVVGVFNCQGAGWYPEEHKCKAYPQCYKAMSGSVSSDDVEWEQKASTAEFRGADEFAVYLNKCDNLRLVKPKEQINITLLPSTFEIFTISPVHKLRKGSKFAGIGLENMFNSGGAIEGMECGCIGGLCSVKMKVKGAGKFLAYSSEKPGEVVLNGEKVKYEWTSNGILSFEVPWTGGESSDVLILIH; the protein is encoded by the exons ATGGCGCCTCCTAACTTGTTCACTGAGATTCATTCCCATAATTCTCTCAAAGAGGGTGTTTCCACTTCGAGATTTTCTTTGTCCCCAAAAGGAGAAATCTCTGTAGATGGGGTGACCCTTTTGTCTGACGTTCCAAACAACGTGAAACTTTCTGCTTTCTCTTCCATTCCTCATTTCTCCGATGATGATGATTCAAAACCACCAGATTACATGCTGAAGTCCGTTTTATCCAAATCCGAAAACGGAGCCTTCCTCGGATTATCCGTGAGGGAGCCCCAGGATCGAATCCTCAACCCCATTGGGAAGCTCTTGAATCGGAAGTTCATGAGTATTTTCCGGTTCAAGACGTGGTGGTCGACCATGTGGATTGGTTCAAATGGCTCCGATCTGCAAATGGAGACCCAGGTGATTCTTCTGCAAGTTCCAGAGTTCAACTCTTACGCCCTCATTCTTCCTCTCATAGAAGGGAGTTTCCGGTCGGCTATTCACCCCGGTCCTGCCGGAGAAGTGGTGTTGTGCGTAGAGAGTGGCTCCACCAAAGTTAAGGGCAGTTCTTTCAGTTCTTGTGCTTATTTTCACGTCGGAGACAACCCTTACGATCTTTTCAGGGACGCTTTCGCCGCCGTTCGTGTTCATTTGGGGACTTTCCGGCTCTTGGAGGAGAAAACTCCGCCGCGGATTATCGATAAATTCGGGTGGTGCTCGTGGGATGCTTTTTATCTCACGGTGGAGCCGGTCGGAGTGTGGCATGGTGTTAAGAGCTTCCAAGAAAATGGGTTTCCTCCCAGGTTTCTGATCATCGACGATGGATGGCAGAGCATAAACATGGACCACGAGCCCCCTCTACAGGACTCCAAAGATCTAACGGGCCTCGGCTCACAGATGCTCTGCAGGCTCTACAGATTCAAGGAGAACGAGAAATTCGCAAAGTACCAAGCGGGCGCAATGCTAAAACTCCACTCTCCGAAATTCAGTCAGGAGGAGCACGACAGGCGATTCAAAGAGATGGTTGCTCTCGCCATGAAGAAGAAGGCCATCAAGGAGGAAGGGGGCGATGACTCGGGCCTTCCAGAGGCCACCATCATAGAGTACCTCAAGGAAGAAAAGGGGGTGAAGAGAGGGGGGCTGAAGGCACTTGTGAATGATTTGAAGGCAAAGTTTTCAGGGTTGGATGATGTTTATGTGTGGCATGCTCTGTGTGGAGCTTGGGGAGGGGTGAGGCCAGGGACTACCCACCTGGATAACAAGGTCTGTGAAGCAACCATAGCTGCAGGGCTTGAGAAGACCATGTATGATTTGGCAGTTGTTATGGTGGTTAAAGGTGGGATTGGGCTGGTTAATCCAAGCCAAGCTGGAGATCTATATGAATCCATGCATTCATATCTTGCTGATGCTGGTATCACTGGTGTGAAGGTGGATGTCATCCAT GCTCTGGAGTATGTGGGTGAGGAATATGGCGGCAGAGTTGAGCTTGCCAGGGCATACTATGATGGTCTGAGCCAGTCACTGAAGAAAAACTTTGGAGGAAGTGGCTTCATAGCAAGCATGGAGCAGTGCAATGACTTCTTCTTCCTGGCCACAAAGCAAATCTCCATGGGCAGAGTTG GTGATGACTTCTGGTTTGAAGATCCTAATGGAGATCCCATGGGAGTGTACTGGCTGCAAGGAGTCCACATGATCCATTGCAGCTACAACAGCTTATGGCAGGGACAGTTCATACAACCTGACTGGGACATGTTCCAATCCGATCATCTCTGCGCTGAGTTCCATGCCGGTTCAAGAGCAATATGCGGAGGACCGGTGTATGTAAGCGATAAGGTGGGGCACCATAACTTTGATCTTCTGAGAAAGCTAGTGTTGCCTGATGGAACCATACTCAGATGCCAGCACTACGCCCTTCCCACCAGAGATTGCCTCTTTGAAAACCCACTCTTTGATGGCAAGACCCTCCTCAAAATCTGGAACCTAAACAAG TTTTCTGGGGTTGTGGGAGTATTCAACTGCCAAGGAGCTGGATGGTATCCGGAGGAGCACAAGTGTAAGGCCTACCCACAATGCTACAAGGCCATGTCTGGCTCGGTTTCTTCGGATGATGTTGAGTGGGAGCAGAAGGCTTCTACGGCAGAGTTTCGAGGTGCGGATGAGTTTGCTGTCTACCTCAACAAATGTGATAATCTACGGTTGGTGAAGCCTAAAGAGCAGATCAACATCACCCTCCTGCCTTCAACATTTGAAATATTCACCATCTCCCCAGTTCACAAACTTAGAAAGGGATCTAAATTCGCAGGGATAGGCCTTGAGAACATGTTTAACAGTGGAGGGGCAATTGAAGGCATGGAGTGTGGCTGCATAGGAGGGCTTTGTAGTGTGAAGATGAAGGTTAAGGGAGCAGGGAAGTTCTTGGCCTACTCAAGTGAGAAGCCAGGGGAGGTTGTTCTGAATGGGGAAAAGGTGAAGTATGAGTGGACAAGCAATGGAATTCTGAGTTTTGAAGTCCCATGGACTGGTGGGGAATCATCTGATGTTCTCATTCTAATTCACTAA
- the LOC100241379 gene encoding probable protein phosphatase 2C 42 codes for MLGALMNLLSLCLKPFGRDSGNVELGSEGREGLLWFRDIGHYASGDFSMAVVQANQVLEDQSQIESGPFGTFVGVYDGHGGPEAARYVCDHLFRNFQAISAESEGVVTTETIRRAFLQTEEGFTALVSQLWISQPNLASVGSCCLVGVIYEQTLFIANLGDSRVVLGKKVGNTGVVAAIQLSTEHNANVEAVRQELKDLHPNDPQIVVLKHGVWRVKGIIQVSRSIGDVYMKHAQFNREPLNAKFRLPEPMNMPILTANPSIISHTLHPNDSFLIFASDGLWEHLSNEKAVDIVHSHPRAGSAKRLVKAALQEAARKREMRYSDLRRIDKKVRRHFHDDITVIVLFLNHDLISRGMVQDPPLSVRSALEH; via the exons ATGCTCGGTGCTTTGATGAATCTCCTCTCTCTCTGTTTGAAGCCATTTGGCCGTGATTCAGGGAATGTCGAGCTTGGGAGTGAAGGAAGAGAGGGTTTGCTTTGGTTTCGGGATATTGGGCATTATGCGTCCGGCGACTTCTCGATGGCCGTGGTTCAGGCCAATCAGGTGCTGGAGGACCAGAGCCAGATCGAGTCGGGGCCATTTGGGACCTTCGTGGGGGTTTACGACGGTCACGGAGGGCCCGAAGCGGCTCGCTACGTGTGCGATCACCTTTTTCGGAATTTCCAAG CAATATCAGCTGAGTCCGAGGGTGTTGTGACCACGGAGACAATCAGAAGGGCTTTTCTCCAAACAGAGGAAGGGTTTACAGCTCTTGTGTCCCAGTTATGGATTAGTCAACCCAATCTGGCGTCAGTTGGCTCATGCTGTCTAGTGGGAGTTATATACGAGCAGACCCTTTTCATTGCAAACCTGGGAGATTCGCGGGTTGTGTTGGGCAAGAAAGTAGGCAACACTGGTGTTGTTGCTGCCATACAGCTCTCGACTGAACACAATGCTAACGTTGAGGCTGTCAGGCAAGAGCTCAAAGACTTGCACCCCAATGATCCCCAAATTGTTGTCCTCAAGCATGGTGTTTGGAGAGTAAAGGGCATTATTCAG GTTTCTAGATCTATAGGCGACGTATATATGAAACATGCGCAGTTTAACAGAGAACCACTTAATGCGAAATTCAGACTTCCTGAACCAATGAACATGCCTATCTTGACTGCCAATCCATCTATTATTTCTCATACTCTCCACCCAAAtgattctttccttatatttgcATCTGATGGTCTATGGGAACACTTGAGTAATGAAAAAGCTGTGGATATCGTCCATAGTCATCCACGTGCA GGAAGTGCCAAACGACTTGTAAAGGCAGCCCTCCAAGAAGCAGCAAGAAAACGAGAAATGCGGTACTCAGATCTGCGAAGGATTGACAAGAAGGTCAGACGACATTTTCATGACGACATAACTGTTATTGTTTTGTTCTTAAACCACGACCTAATATCCAGAGGCATGGTGCAAGACCCTCCACTTTCAGTTCGTAGTGCACTGGAACACTGA